In a single window of the Platichthys flesus chromosome 5, fPlaFle2.1, whole genome shotgun sequence genome:
- the LOC133954031 gene encoding B-cell receptor CD22-like, which yields MSVTAAASGFVVLLLTVTVVQCENGWGVSYTSTKICAFRGSTVYITCTYTYPSTFNNHDTTVQETFWFIKESNGIHVDLRTDPEYSGRVKNLCGNNKCTLRISNLRESDSAVYKFRFTTNQPTGSLTGSAGVTLSVTDLHVQVRASEMSYYSIWAELRCQSSCLLPDHLNYVWYKNQQKTEEGAPYTDYFYPADSVSCAVKGLEDFRSPSMLVKSQNGWGVSYTSTEICAFRGSTVDINCTYTYPSRLNHLDTTVQETIWFIKESNGIPVDLRTDPEYSGRVENLCGNNKCTLRISNLRESDSAVYKFRFTTNQPNGSLTGSAGVTLSVTAPQLQVHVRRSTANPSSTWTELTCHSRCQLPDHLSYVWYNNNKPVGRKKYFHLRHFNAGDSYHCAIEGQERFPSPRLDAAKPPSVSVSPSGEIMEGSSVTLTCSSDANPAANYTWYKRSGDEQVQRLSEETQFVFSSIRSSDSGEYYCTAENENTASKRVLINVNYAPKPPSVSVSPSGEIMEGSSVTLTCSSDANPAANYTWYKENRTLLQGPEGIYRLSSISSGDSGVYSCKSENQYGRINSTSLHLDVQWKSVIIMNIIRLTLVVVLVPVLVWTLWTRMKKTLSLKSEVNEAVEMIESHNCPEYENVAAAAQTEDTEEQEDLV from the exons ATGAGTGTAACTGCAGCAGCCAGTGGATTTGTTGTCCTTCTTCTCACTGTGACAG TGGTACAGTGTGAGAATGGCTGGGGTGTAAGTTACACTTCTACTAAGATCTGTGCCTTCAGAGGATCAACAGTGTACATTACCTGTACCTACACATACCCATCCACATTTAATAACCATGATACTACAGTTCAGGAAACTTTCTGGTTCATTAAAGAGAGTAATGGGATTCACGTTGATCTAAGGACTGATCCGGAGTATTCAGGTCGTGTGAAGAatctctgtggaaacaacaaGTGCACTCTGAGAATCTCTaacctgagagagagcgacTCAGCTGTGTACAAGTTCAGGTTCACAACAAACCAACCTACTGGGAGTTTAACTGGTTCAGCTggagtcactctgtctgtcactg atttgcatGTGCAGGTGAGAGCATCAGAGATGTCTTACTATTCTATCTGGGCAGAGCTCAGGTGTCAGAGCAGTTGTCTTCTTCCTGATCATCTGAACTACGTCTGGTacaagaatcaacagaagacgGAGGAAGGAGCACCTTATACAGATTATTTTTATCCTGCAGACAGTGTTTCCTGTGCTGTTAAAGGACTCGAGGATTTCCGCTCTCCGTCAATGT TGGTGAAAAGTCAGAATGGCTGGGGTGTGAGTTACACTTCTACTGAGATCTGTGCCTTCAGAGGATCAACAGTGGACATTAACTGTACCTACACATACCCATCCAGGTTGAATCACCTTGATACTACAGTTCAGGAAACTATCTGGTTCATTAAAGAGAGTAATGGGATTCCCGTTGATCTAAGGACTGATCCGGAGTATTCAGGTCGTGTGGAGAatctctgtggaaacaacaaGTGCACTCTGAGAATCTCTaacctgagagagagcgacTCAGCTGTGTACAAGTTCAGGTTCACAACAAACCAACCGAATGGGAGTTTAACTGGTTCAGCTggagtcactctgtctgtcacag CCCCTCAGCTCCAGGTACATGTGAGGAGATCAACAGCCAATCCATCTTCTACCTGGACAGAGCTGACCTGTCACAGCAGGTGTCAGCTCCCTGATCATCTTTCCTACGTTTggtacaataacaataaacctGTTGGacgaaaaaaatactttcacctCCGACACTTTAATGCTGGAGACAGCTATCACTGTGCTATAGAAGGACAGGAGCGTTTCCCTTCTCCTAGATTGG ACGCTGCaaagcctccctctgtgtcagtgagtccctctggtgagatcatggagggcagctcagtgactctgacctgcagcagtgatgctaacCCAGCAGCTAACTACACCTGGTACAAGAGAAGTGGAGATGAACAAGTTCAACGTCTCAGTGAAGAGACACAATTTGTCTTTAGCTCCATCCGGTCGTCAGACTCTGGAGAGTATTACTGCACAGCTGAGAATGAGAACACAGCGTCTAAACGTGTCTTAATAAATGTGAATT ACGCTCCaaagcctccctctgtgtcagtgagtccctctggtgagatcatggagggcagctcggtgactctgacctgcagcagtgatgctaacCCAGCAGCTAACTACACCTGGTACAAGGAGAACCGAACTCTGCTTCAAGGACCAGAGGGCATTTAtcgtctctcctccatcagctctggGGACAGCGGGGTCTACTCCTGCAAGTCTGAGAATCAGTACGGACGGATCAACTCCACGTCTCTACACTTAGACGTCCAGT GGAAGTCAGTGATAATCATGAATATCATCAGGCTGACTCTGGTGGTTGTACTGGTTCCAGTGCttgtctggactctgtggacgAG GATGAAGAAAACTCTGAGCTTGAAATCAGAAGTGAATGAAGCTGTGGAGATGATAGAG TCACACAACTGTCCTGAGTATGAGAAcgttgctgctgcagcacagacagaagacacagaggagcaggaagaccTGGTGTGA